Below is a genomic region from Cellulomonas sp. P24.
ATCCACCTCGGGCTTGGTCCGGTACGGCGCCTGCTCCCAGCCGTGCAGCTCCGCCTCGACCTTCTCCATCGCGAGGTTCGCCCCCTTGACGAGGCGGACCTTGATCCGTGCGCCACCGGCGGCGCGTCGCCGGGCCGCGATCTCGGTCAGCTCGTCGAGGGCGGCCACGGCGTCGGGCAGGTACGCCTGCAGCACGATCCCCGCCTCGACGTGCAGCAGCTCCGGGTCCATCAGCAGCTGCTCGAAGACCTGCACCGTGAGCGCCAGGTCGCGGTACTCCTCCATGTCGAGGTTGAGGAACGTGCCGTGGTGGGCGGCTGCCACGTACAACGGTCGCAGCCGGGCGACCACGCGCTCCCGGCTGCCTGCGGTGTCCCACGTCGACAGCTGGCTGGCGACGGCCGAGACCTTGATCGACACGTAGTCGACGTCGGGGCGCTCGACGAGGGCGCGGACGCGCGCGAGCCGGCTCCCGGCCTCCGTCTCACCGAGGACGGCCTCACCCAGCAGGTTGAGGTTGAGCCGGAAGCCCTCGGCCCGCGCCTTCGCGATGTGCGCACCCAACCCCGCGCCGGCGTCAGCCACCAGGTGACCCACGAGCTGACGCAGCCGGATGCGGGCGGCCGGGACCACGAGGCGCGGCAGGGCCGGGGCGAACGCCGCTCCGAGCGTGAGCAGCGCCCGGTCGAGCGGCCCGAGGAAGCTCCCGGCCGCCCCCGTGTACCGCGTCAGCCCGGCGAGCTCACGCGCGGCGACGTGCACGTCCTCGGGCCGGGCGACCCGGTCGACGAACCTGACCGCGAGCGCGAGCCCGTCGGGGTCGGAGACGAGCGCGGCGAGCCGCCCGGTGGTCCGCTTCTCCTGGGGCGTCTCCCCCGCGGTCGTGGCCTCGACCCAACGGTCGGCCAGGTCGAGCGCGGACTCGGTCAGGGTGCGGGTGCTGGTCGACATGGGATCATCGTGGCCACGCACCCGCCCCGCCGTCTTGTACGAAAAGGCGTCCGATCCCGACGTGGAACCGCCTTGTGTACCCTGCGCACTGACATGACGCCGATTCCCGGACCCGGGCCGGTGACCGCCTCCTGGCCGGAGGCCGTCACCCTCCTGGGCGCGCTCGACGCGTCGATGCTCCGGCTGATGGACGAGCTCTCGACGACGATGTTCTGCGCCAAGGACGTGACCGGGCGGTACGTCGCGGTGAACCAGGTGTTCGTGAACCGGACCAGCGAGCGCTCGCGGCGGACCGTGATCGGGCGCCGCGCGGAGGACCTCTTCGTCCCCGAGCTCGCGGAGCACTACACCGTGCAGGACGACGAGATCCTCGCGACCGGTCGCCCGCTGCTCCGTGAGCTCGAGCTGATCCGGCGGCCCGGTGGTGTCCCCGGCTGGTACCTGACGTCCAAGGTCCCGGTGCGCGCGGACGGCGTCGTCGTCGGGCTCGTGAGCGTCTCGGAGGACCTGCGCACGTACGACGCCGCCGACACCACGGTCAGCTCGCTGTCCCGGGTCGTCGCGCTCCTCCACGACCAGGTGCACCGGCAGGTCTCGGTCGCCGACATGGCCGCGGTCGCCGGGTGCTCCCCCTCGACGCTCGACCGGCGTATCCGCAAGGTGTTCGGGCTCTCACCGCGCCAGCTCGTGCTCCGCACGAGGATCGACCAGGCCACGTCGCTGCTGACGACGACCGAGCTCCCGATCGCCGAGATCGCACACCGCACCGGCTTCTACGACCAGGCGGTGTTCACCCGGACCTTCGGTCGGCTGACCGGCGGCACACCTGCGCAGTACCGGCGACGGTCGGGCTGACCGTCACGCCGCCGGCGGCAGTGCCACGTGAGGAGGGACGGCGGACCTGAGCTGGAAGGAGAGGATCGCCGGGTTGATGATCCGGCCGTCCCGGATCTCGATCGCGCGGCTGATCGTCTCGTCGGCGGCCCAGGACTCCGGCCCCTCGAGCACGGTGCGCACGAACGGCAGCAGGGCCTCGCTGATCTCCCAGGTCGCGGAGTTCCAGAGGTACGACGGGCTGTGGTCGACCGCGTAGTAGTCGACGTGGTTGCCGAGCTCGATCAGCGGCTCCGCGAACGTGGTCGAGCGCGCCCAGCTGAAGCCCATGCCCTCGTCGCACGAGACGTCCACGATCAGGCTGCCGGGACGGAACCCGTCGAGGTCCCCGGTGCGCAGGTACGTGAGCGGGGCGTCGGTGTCCTGGAGCGTGCAGTTCACGACGATGTCCGCCTCGGCGAGGAACGGTGCGAGCGGCACCCGACCCCGGTGGGTGATCACATGACTGCGTTGGGGCGCGGCGTCGTCGTGCTCGAACTGCACGATCTTGACCGAGTGGATGGGCGAGCCGACCGCCGCGACGCCCCGGTTGGTCAGCACCTGGACGTCGTGGATCCCGTGCGCGTTGAGCGCGGTGACGGCGCCACGGGCCGTCGCCCCGAACCCGATCACGACCGCGGTGAGCCGACGGCCGTAGTCGCCGGTCGACCCCGTGAGCGCGAGCGCGTGCAGCACGGAGCAGTAGCCGGCGAGCTCGTTGTTCTGGTGGAACACGTGCAGGCCGAACCCGCCGTCCTGCGCCCAGTGGTTCATCGCCTCGAACGCGATCAGCGTCAGCCCCCGGTCGATCGCGACCTGCGTCATCTCGCGGTCCTGGACGCAGTGCGGCCACCCCCAGAGCACCTGCCCCTCGCGCAGCTCACGGAGATCATCGGCCTGGGGCTTGGGCAGGAGCACGACGTCGGACGAGGCGACGATCTCCTCGCGCGACGCGATCCGGCCGACCAGCGGCGCGAGGCGGGCGTCGTCGAACCCGAACCGCTCGCCGTAGCCGGTCTCGAGGATCAGGTGCGCACGGAGGTCGGCGTCGAGCCTCTCCAGATGGGCGGGGTGGATCGGGAGCCGTCGCTCGTCCGGCTTGCGGGACGTCGCCATGACACCGAGCGTGAGAAGGTCCACGGCGATCACCGCCGCCCGAGCGGTGCGACGATCGACGGTGTCCGGCGGTACTGCTGGACGGGTCGGGGTGGAGGCCTGGTGGCCATCTCTGCTCCCTCATGGGGGCCTCGCTGACCCCGTGGTGTCGACGATACGGCATCCGATCACCGATAGGTTGTCGCCCATGACGACGTCCGACTCGCGCCGCGACCTCGCCGCACTGCTCGCGAGCCGGGTGCCGATGATCGTCGTCGAGACACGCGACGAGGCGCTGATCCTCGACCTGATCACGTCCGTGGCGGCAGGTCCCGACGCGTTCGTCCGGCTCCCGGTGTTCCGCTGGACCATCACCGAGGGGATGCGCAGGCTCGATGTCGACCTCCAGAGCGTGCAGGCGCACAACGCACAGCCGGGCGACGTGCTCCGCACGATCCGCGACACCACCGTCCCCGGCGTCTACGTGCTGCTCGACCTGCACCCGTTCCTCGACGACCCCGTCAACGTCCGGCTCCTGAAGGACATCTGCCAGGGTTACGGCCGGGTCGCCCGCACCGTCGTGCTCGTCAGCCACGGGCTGACCCTCCCGGCCGAGCTCGAGCACCTGGCCGCGCAGTTCGACGTCGGGTTCCCGGACCGTGCCGAGCGCCGGGCCCTCGTGGACGCGGCCGCGGCCGAGTGGAGCGCCACGCACGGCCGGCGGGTGTCGGCCGACCCCCGCGCTGTCGACCTCCTGGTGGAGAACCTCGCCGGGTTGTCGCGCGGGGACGCGACCCGGCTCGCCAGGTCGGCCATCTTCAACGACGGTGCGCTGATGCCCGCCGACCTCCCGGCGGTGATGAAGGCCAAGCACGAGATCCTCAGCCGAGGAGGGATCCTCAACTACGAGCTCGAGACCGTCGAGCTCGCCGACCTCGGCGGCATGGCGCACCTGAAGACCTGGCTCGACCGGCGGCGCCCGGCGCTCGACGGCTCGGCCCCGGGCCTCGAGCCGCCCAAGGGTGTGCTCCTGCTCGGCGTGCAGGGGTGCGGCAAGAGTGTCGCCGCCAAGGCCGCCGCACGGGTGTTCGGCATCCCGCTGCTGCGTCTCGACATGTCCGCGGTGCACGACAAGTATGTCGGCGAGTCCGAGCGCAACCTGCGCGAGACGCTCGCGACCGCCGAGCTGCTCGCCCCGTGCGTCGTGTGGGTCGACGAGATCGAGAAGGCCGTGGCGACCTCGTCGGGAGACTCGGGACCGTCGCCACGACTGCTCGGCACGTTCCTCACCTGGTTGGCGGAGAAGACGGCCGCGGTGTTCGTCGTCGCGACCGCGAACGACATCACCGCCCTCCCGCCGGAGCTGATCCGCAAGGGGAGGTTCGACGAGATCTTCTTCGTCGACCTGCCGACCGAGGCGGTGCGCGCGGACATCCTGCGGATCCACGCCGGGAAGCGCGGCCTGACGTTCTCCGACGCTGAGGTGGGCTCGCTGGCCGGCGCGACCGCCGGGTTCTCCGGTGCGGAGATCGAGCAGGCGGTCGTGTCGGCCACCTACACGGCTCACGGCCTGCGCGAGCCGCTTCTCGCCTCGCACGTCATGGCCGAGGTGCTCGCGACGCGCCCGCTCTCGGTCGTCATGACCGAACCAGTCGCCGCGCTCCGTGCGTGGGCGACGACCCGCACCGTCCCGGCCGGCTGACCGGGCTCGGCCGGGTCAGCCGACCAGCGGGGCGAGGGTCAGCCGACCAGCGGGGCGAGGAGCTCGCGGACCTGGTTCGTCGTCGGGACGCGGCCGGCCAGGACGACCGCCTCGTCGACCACGAGGCCGGGGGTGCGCATCACGCCGTAGGACGCGATCGCGCCGTAGTCGGTGACCTTCTCGAACTCGGCGTCGATGCCGAGAGCGCTGACGGCCTCACGCGTGACGCGCTCGAGGGCGACGCAGTTGGCGCAACCGGAACCGAGAATCTTGATGATCATCGTGCAGTCTCCTTCAGATGTACGGACAGGTGAGCAAGCCGTGGGAACGAGCGGGTCGGGGTCGGCGGGAGCAGATCCCCACCGGACCGGGGCGGGTGGGTCACAGGGGGATGACGGCGTTGAAGAGGTAGCCGACGGCGATGATGCCGGCGGCGGTGACGGCGATGAAGGTGGCGATGAGCTGGGGTTTGAGGACGCGGCGCAGCAGGATCATCTCGGGCAGGCTCAGGGCGACCACGGCCATCATGAACGCCAACAGGGTGCCCATCGGTAGGCCGTTGTCGTGCAGGGCCTGGACCAGTGGCATGACCCCGGCGGCGTTGGAGTACAACGGGATGCCCAGCAGGACCGCGACCAGCACCGCGAACGGGTTACCGGCCCCGGCGAACCGGGTGAAGAAGTCCTGCGGTGCCCACCCGTGGATCCCGGCGCCCAACGCGATCCCGACCAGCAGGTAGGGCCAGATCTTGCGCAGGATCGACGCGACCTCCTCGATGCCCATCTGGATCCGGTCATCCCACGTCAGCCCGAACGTGGAGTCGATGACCTTGCCCCCCAGACGGGTCTCGAACACGAACGGCTCGACCCACTTCTCCACGCGCAGGCGGCCCAACGTGAACCCCGCCACCACCGCGATCACCAACCCCGCCCCCACGTACAACGCGGTCGGGCCGATGCCGAACATCCCGAACAGCAACGCGATCGCCACCTCGTTGACCAACGGGCTCGCGATCAGAAAGCTCAACGTCACCCCGATCGGGACCCCCGCCGCCACGAACCCGATGAACGCCGGCACCGCACTGCACGAACAGAACGGGGTGATGACCCCCAACCCGGCGGCCATCACGTTGCCCACACCCTCACGGCGCCCACCCAACAACGCCCGCGTGCGCTCCACACTCATGAACGACCGCAGCACCGTGACCACGAAGATGATCCCCACCAGCAACAACACGATCTTGGTCGAGTCATACACGAAGAACTGCACACCCGACCCCAGGCGGCTCGCCGGGTCCAACCCCAGACGGTCGTACACCACCCAGTTCCAGAACGGCAGATTCACCTCATACAGCACGGCCCACACCACCACCGCCGCACCCAGACCCACCCACCGGCGCGTCGGGGTCCGCGTCGAGGCACGCACCCGCTCCGCCAGACTCACGACGCCACCCCCACGCCTGAGCCCGAACCCGTCGCTGCGGCCGCCGCCGCGACCCGGGTCGCAGTACCCGACACCACGACCCGGGTCGCGGGTGCGGCGACGGCGGCGGCGGCGGGGGGCGCCTGCCGCAGAGGCATCGAGGCCAGGGAGCGCCGCGCGCATCCGGTCGGGGGCATCCTCCGCCAGGGCGTAGTCGATCCAGCGTCCGCGGCGGCTCGCGGTGACGAGGCCCAGGTCGCGGAGCACCTTGAGGTGGTAGCTGAGGAGGTTGCCGGCGACCGGCACCTGCTCCTGCAGGTCGCACACGCAGCGCGGCGCCTCGGCCAGCGCGGTCACGACGGTCCAGCGCACGGGGTCGGCCACGGCCTGGAGGACGGCTACCGCGTCGGTCCCCCGATCTGCCGGTGCGTCAACCCCTGCCATCACTTCAACACCCGTTGATTCAGTCACTCCTGAAGTGTACGACGAGGAACGACCCCCGTGGCACGGGACGATCGTCCTGCGTCACGGGGGTCGTCGGCCGAGCAACCTCGCCCGTGGGCTACGCGTCGACCACCACGGCGATCACGACGGGTTCACGCCGGTAGGCACGCTGGATGTAGCGACCGACAGCCGACGCGATGACCTCCTCGATCGCGTCGAGATCGGTCACCCCCTGCTGCGCGGAGCGTTCGAGCGCCTTGGTGACCTCCGCGGCCGCACCGTCGAACGTCCGGTCGTCGTGGACGAACCCGCGGGTGAGGAACTCCAGCGGCTCTGCGAGCACGTTCGTCGCCGGGTCGACCAGCGCGAGGACCGTGACGACCCCGCCCTCGCGGAGCAGTCGGCGCTCCTTGAGCGTGTCCTCGGTCGCCCGGCCGACCGTCTGCCCGTCGACGTACACCATGCCGGCCTGCACCTGTCCGGAGATCGTCGCCCGTCCGTCGATCAGGTCGATCGTCACCCCGTCGCGGCCGATGATGACGCGCTCCGGGTCGACGCCGGTCCGCACCGCGATCTCGGCGTTCGCGTGCAGGTGCTTCGACTCGCCGTGGATCGGCAGGACGTTGCCCGGCTTGATGAGGTTGTAGCAGTAGACGAGCTCGCCCTCGCTCGCGTGACCGGAGACGTGCACCTTGGCGTTGCCCTTGTGCACGACCTTCGCCCCGAGGTCGGTGAGCTTGTTGATGACCCCGTAGATCGCGTTCTCGTTCCCCGGGATCAGCGAGCTCGCGAGCAGGACCGTGTCACCCTCGCCGATCTTGATCTGGTGGTTCCCGTTCGCCATCCGCGAGATCGCCGCCATCGGCTCGCCCTGCGATCCGGTGCAGACGAGCGTGATCTTGTCGTCCGGCATCGTCTCGAGCTTCTTGACGTCCACGACCAGGCCGCGCGGGATCTTCAGGTAGCCGAGGTCGCGCGCGATCCCCATGTTGCGCACCATCGAGCGGCCCACGAACGCGACCTTGCGCCCGTTCGCGTGCGCGGCGTCGAGGACCTGCTGGATCCGGTGCACGTGGCTCGCGAAGCTCGACACGATGATGCGCCGCGGCGCGGTCGCGAACACGTGGTCGATCGCCGGGGCGAGCTCGCGCTCGGAGGTCGTGAAGCCGGGGACCTCGGCGTTCGTGGAGTCGACCATGAAGACGTCGACCCCCTCCTCGCCGAGCCGCGCGAAGGCACGCAGGTCGGTGATGCGGTCGTCGAGCGGGAACTGGTCCATCTTGAAGTCGCCGGTGTTGAGCACCATCCCGGCACCGGTCCGGATGGCCACCGCGAGGCCGTCGGGGATCGAGTGGTTGACCGCGACGAACTCGAGGTCGAAGCCGCCGGTGAGGTGACGGTCACCGGCCTCGACGTGCACCGTCACGGGTGTGATGCGGTGCTCCTTGAGCTTCGCCTCGATGAAGGCCAGCGTGAGCTCGGACCCGATCACCGGGATGTCCGCGCGCTCCTTGAGCAGGTACGGGACTCCCCCGATGTGGTCCTCGTGACCGTGCGTGAGGACGATCGCGACGATGTCGTCGAGCCGGTCGCGGATCGAGGTGAAGTCCGGCAGGATCACGTCGATCCCCGGCTGGCTCTCCTCGGGGAAGAGGACGCCGCAGTCGACGACGAGCAGCTGCCCGTCGTACTCGAAGACCGTCATGTTGCGGCCGATCTCACCGAGACCGCCGAGCGGGGTGATACGGAGTGCGCCGCGGGCGAGTGCGGGCGGCGGCGCGAGTTCGCGCGAGTGAGCAGATTGCACGGGTTCAAGCTCCCATGTGGAGTGACGGCGCATTCGCCGTGAGAAGAATGCGGAGCGGCACAGTCCACGGCGCGATCGCGCGAGCTCGAGGGCCCGCGCGATGGTCCTGGTGGGTCCGGCGCATGGACATGACGTACCGCCTCAGGGTCCACGGTACCCGCAGGTCACCCCACTCGGCGTGCAGCACCCGCGCCATCGGCCCGCCGCCGACGGCCAACCGGCCGGCTACAGGCACGCAGCAGGCATGCGGCGGGCATGCAGCAGGCCCTGCGGGGGGTCTCCTCCCACCCGCAGGGCCCGCTGTGCTCGACGGTCGAGGTGCCTCAGCGCGAGTCGCTCGACGCCCCCTCGACGGTGGCCCGACCGGCCTCGAGCCGTGCCACCGGGACACGGAACGGAGAGCACGAGACGTAGTCGAGACCGACCTCGTGGAAGAAGTGCACCGACTCCGGGTCGCCACCGTGCTCACCGCACACACCGAGCGTGAGATCCGGACGAGCGGCCCGGCCCTCCTCGACGGCGATCCGCACGAGCCGCCCGACGCCGCTGCGGTCGATCGTCTCGAACGGCGACACGCTGATCACGCCACGATCCGTGTACTCCGAGAAGAACGCACCCTCGACGTCGTCCCGCGAGAAGCCCCACGTCGTCTGCGTGAGGTCGTTGGTGCCGAAGGAGAAGAACTCCGCGACGCCGGCCATGCGGTCCGCCGTGAGCGCGGCCCGCGGCAGCTCGATCATCGCGCCGATCGGGATGTGCAGCTCGACGCCCTCCGCGGCCGCGACCTCGGCGAGGATCGCCTCGGCCTCGTCACGGATGAGGTGCAGCTCCATGACCGACGCGGCGAGCGGGATCATGATCTCCGCGTGCGGGTGCCCGCCGTCGCGGATCCGCTGCGCGGCCGCCTCGGCCACCGCACGGATCTGCAGGGCGAACAGGCCCGGCACGACGATCCCCAGCCGCACGCCGCGCAGCCCGAGCATCGGGTTCGCCTCGTGCATGCGCTGGACGGCGGCGAGCAGCACCGTGTCCCGCTCGAACTCCTCCGCGGTCTCCTCCTCGACACCGCGGCTGCGGCGCTCGCCCGCCAGGGCGACCTTGACCGAGAGGTCCGTGAGGTCCGGGAGGAACTCGTGCAGCGGCGGGTCGATGAGGCGGATCGTCGTCGGCAGCCCGTCCATCTGCTCGAGGATGTCGACGAAGTCGGCACGCTGGAGCGGCAGCAGGGCGTCGAGGGCCGCCTGGTGCTCGACCGGGTCACGGGCCAGGATGACCCGCTCGATCAGGACGCGCCGCTCTCCGAGGAACATGTGCTCGGTGCGGCACAGGCCGATCCCCTGCGCACCCCAGACCCGGGCCCGGTGCGCGTCCTCGGCGGTGTCCGCGTTGGCGTGCACCCGCAGCCGGCGGACCGCGTCCGCATGCGTGAGGATCCGATCCACCGCCTTGACGAGCTCAGCGGTCTCCTCGGCGTCTGCGCCGTGCACGTTGGCGAGCGCGACCTCGAGCCCCTCCTCGAGGTACTGGACGACGGGCGACGGGACGACGGGGACGTCGCCGAGGAAGATCTCCCCGGTCGACCCGTCGATCGCGATCGTCTCGCCCTCGCTGATCACACGGTCGCCGACGGTGACCGTGCGCGCCGTCGCGTCGACGTCGAGCTGCTCGGCGCCGACGACGCACGTGGTCCCCATGCCCCGCGCGACCACGGCCGCGTGGGACGTCTTGCCACCGCGTGACGTCACGACGCCGACGGCGGCGATCATGCCGCCGAGGTCGTCCGGGTTCGTCTCGCGGCGGACCAGGATGACGTCCTTGCCGGCCGCAGCCCACTCCTGGGCGGTGACCGAGTCGAAGACGACCTGCCCGACGGCGGCACCCGGCGACGCGGCCATCCCGGTGGCCAGCAGCGTGCGCACGGCGTCGGAGTCGAACTGCGGGAACATCAGCTTGCTGAGCTGGGCACCCGTCACCCGCTCGAGCGCCTCGTCGAGCGTGATGAGGTGCTCGTCGACGAGCTGGGTCGCGATCCGGAACGCGGCCGCGGCGGTGCGCTTGCCGACTCGGGTCTGGAGCATCCAGAGCTTGCCGCGCTCGACCGTGAACTCGATGTCGCACAGGTCGCGGTAGTGGGTCTCGAGGCGACGCATCGCGAGGCGGAGCTCTCCGTGCGAGACGGGGTCGAGCTGCTCGAAGTCGGCGAGGCTCAGCGTGTTGCGGATTCCCGCGACGACGTCCTCACCCTGCGCGTTGGGCAGGTAGTCGCCGTAGTCGCCGGGCTTGCCGGTGGAGGGGTCACGCGTGAAGCAGACGCCGGTGCCCGAGTCGGGGCCGAGGTTGCCGAACACCATGCTCACGACGTTGACCGCGGTGCCGAGGTCGTCGGAGATGCGCTCGCGCCGGCGGTAGAGGCGGGCCCGGTCGGTGTTCCACGAGTCGAAGACCGACGTGATCGCGAGGTCGAGCTGCTCGCGCGGGTGCTGGGGGAACTCGCGCCCGGACTGCTCACGGACGATCCCCTTGAAGGTCTCGACGAGCTCCTGCAGGTCGCCCGCGGTGAGGTCGGTGTCGACCGTGACGCCGCGCGAGGCCTTCATGGCGTCGAGCGCGTGCGCGAACAGGTCGCCGTTGATCTCGAACACCGTCTTGCCGAACATCTGGATCAGCCGACGGTACGAGTCCCACGCGAACCGCTCGTCGTCGGAGAACTTGGCGAGCCCGACGACCGACGCGTCGTTCAGACCGACGTTCAGGACGGTCTCCATCATCCCGGGCATCGAGAACTTGGCGCCCGAGCGGACCGACACGAGCAGCGGGTCGTGGAAGTCGCCGAGCGAGCGACCGAGCGAGTCCTCGAGACGCCGGATCGCCATCGTCACCTCGACGCGGAGCTCCGGTGGGAGCACACCCGTCGTCATGTAGGTGCGGCATGCCTCTGTCGTGATCGTGAATCCTGGCGGGACGGGGAGACCTAGTCGCGTCATCTCGGCGAGGTTGGCCCCCTTGCCGCCGAGGAGGTCCTTCTGGTCCTTGTTGCCCTCGCTGAAGTCATAGACGTACTTGGCCACGCTGCGCCTCCCCACGCCGGACACCGGCCCCATTGCCGATGTCACGGTTCCCAGGGTGCCCCCCGAAGCACAACCGTGGCAGGGGACCTTCGGCCCGCTTCACCAGGCCAATCGCGCGCCAAGCCCGCACCATGGATGCCTCAGGTGCGCACCATC
It encodes:
- a CDS encoding proline dehydrogenase family protein; amino-acid sequence: MSTSTRTLTESALDLADRWVEATTAGETPQEKRTTGRLAALVSDPDGLALAVRFVDRVARPEDVHVAARELAGLTRYTGAAGSFLGPLDRALLTLGAAFAPALPRLVVPAARIRLRQLVGHLVADAGAGLGAHIAKARAEGFRLNLNLLGEAVLGETEAGSRLARVRALVERPDVDYVSIKVSAVASQLSTWDTAGSRERVVARLRPLYVAAAHHGTFLNLDMEEYRDLALTVQVFEQLLMDPELLHVEAGIVLQAYLPDAVAALDELTEIAARRRAAGGARIKVRLVKGANLAMEKVEAELHGWEQAPYRTKPEVDANFVRLVDRALRPERTSDVRVGVASHNLFHVAYAHLLAAERG
- a CDS encoding AraC family transcriptional regulator, yielding MTPIPGPGPVTASWPEAVTLLGALDASMLRLMDELSTTMFCAKDVTGRYVAVNQVFVNRTSERSRRTVIGRRAEDLFVPELAEHYTVQDDEILATGRPLLRELELIRRPGGVPGWYLTSKVPVRADGVVVGLVSVSEDLRTYDAADTTVSSLSRVVALLHDQVHRQVSVADMAAVAGCSPSTLDRRIRKVFGLSPRQLVLRTRIDQATSLLTTTELPIAEIAHRTGFYDQAVFTRTFGRLTGGTPAQYRRRSG
- a CDS encoding N(5)-(carboxyethyl)ornithine synthase; amino-acid sequence: MATSRKPDERRLPIHPAHLERLDADLRAHLILETGYGERFGFDDARLAPLVGRIASREEIVASSDVVLLPKPQADDLRELREGQVLWGWPHCVQDREMTQVAIDRGLTLIAFEAMNHWAQDGGFGLHVFHQNNELAGYCSVLHALALTGSTGDYGRRLTAVVIGFGATARGAVTALNAHGIHDVQVLTNRGVAAVGSPIHSVKIVQFEHDDAAPQRSHVITHRGRVPLAPFLAEADIVVNCTLQDTDAPLTYLRTGDLDGFRPGSLIVDVSCDEGMGFSWARSTTFAEPLIELGNHVDYYAVDHSPSYLWNSATWEISEALLPFVRTVLEGPESWAADETISRAIEIRDGRIINPAILSFQLRSAVPPHVALPPAA
- a CDS encoding AAA family ATPase, which translates into the protein MTTSDSRRDLAALLASRVPMIVVETRDEALILDLITSVAAGPDAFVRLPVFRWTITEGMRRLDVDLQSVQAHNAQPGDVLRTIRDTTVPGVYVLLDLHPFLDDPVNVRLLKDICQGYGRVARTVVLVSHGLTLPAELEHLAAQFDVGFPDRAERRALVDAAAAEWSATHGRRVSADPRAVDLLVENLAGLSRGDATRLARSAIFNDGALMPADLPAVMKAKHEILSRGGILNYELETVELADLGGMAHLKTWLDRRRPALDGSAPGLEPPKGVLLLGVQGCGKSVAAKAAARVFGIPLLRLDMSAVHDKYVGESERNLRETLATAELLAPCVVWVDEIEKAVATSSGDSGPSPRLLGTFLTWLAEKTAAVFVVATANDITALPPELIRKGRFDEIFFVDLPTEAVRADILRIHAGKRGLTFSDAEVGSLAGATAGFSGAEIEQAVVSATYTAHGLREPLLASHVMAEVLATRPLSVVMTEPVAALRAWATTRTVPAG
- a CDS encoding thioredoxin family protein — translated: MIIKILGSGCANCVALERVTREAVSALGIDAEFEKVTDYGAIASYGVMRTPGLVVDEAVVLAGRVPTTNQVRELLAPLVG
- a CDS encoding metalloregulator ArsR/SmtB family transcription factor, producing MTESTGVEVMAGVDAPADRGTDAVAVLQAVADPVRWTVVTALAEAPRCVCDLQEQVPVAGNLLSYHLKVLRDLGLVTASRRGRWIDYALAEDAPDRMRAALPGLDASAAGAPRRRRRRRTRDPGRGVGYCDPGRGGGRSDGFGLRRGGGVVSLAERVRASTRTPTRRWVGLGAAVVVWAVLYEVNLPFWNWVVYDRLGLDPASRLGSGVQFFVYDSTKIVLLLVGIIFVVTVLRSFMSVERTRALLGGRREGVGNVMAAGLGVITPFCSCSAVPAFIGFVAAGVPIGVTLSFLIASPLVNEVAIALLFGMFGIGPTALYVGAGLVIAVVAGFTLGRLRVEKWVEPFVFETRLGGKVIDSTFGLTWDDRIQMGIEEVASILRKIWPYLLVGIALGAGIHGWAPQDFFTRFAGAGNPFAVLVAVLLGIPLYSNAAGVMPLVQALHDNGLPMGTLLAFMMAVVALSLPEMILLRRVLKPQLIATFIAVTAAGIIAVGYLFNAVIPL
- a CDS encoding ribonuclease J, yielding MRRHSTWELEPVQSAHSRELAPPPALARGALRITPLGGLGEIGRNMTVFEYDGQLLVVDCGVLFPEESQPGIDVILPDFTSIRDRLDDIVAIVLTHGHEDHIGGVPYLLKERADIPVIGSELTLAFIEAKLKEHRITPVTVHVEAGDRHLTGGFDLEFVAVNHSIPDGLAVAIRTGAGMVLNTGDFKMDQFPLDDRITDLRAFARLGEEGVDVFMVDSTNAEVPGFTTSERELAPAIDHVFATAPRRIIVSSFASHVHRIQQVLDAAHANGRKVAFVGRSMVRNMGIARDLGYLKIPRGLVVDVKKLETMPDDKITLVCTGSQGEPMAAISRMANGNHQIKIGEGDTVLLASSLIPGNENAIYGVINKLTDLGAKVVHKGNAKVHVSGHASEGELVYCYNLIKPGNVLPIHGESKHLHANAEIAVRTGVDPERVIIGRDGVTIDLIDGRATISGQVQAGMVYVDGQTVGRATEDTLKERRLLREGGVVTVLALVDPATNVLAEPLEFLTRGFVHDDRTFDGAAAEVTKALERSAQQGVTDLDAIEEVIASAVGRYIQRAYRREPVVIAVVVDA
- the ppdK gene encoding pyruvate, phosphate dikinase — encoded protein: MAKYVYDFSEGNKDQKDLLGGKGANLAEMTRLGLPVPPGFTITTEACRTYMTTGVLPPELRVEVTMAIRRLEDSLGRSLGDFHDPLLVSVRSGAKFSMPGMMETVLNVGLNDASVVGLAKFSDDERFAWDSYRRLIQMFGKTVFEINGDLFAHALDAMKASRGVTVDTDLTAGDLQELVETFKGIVREQSGREFPQHPREQLDLAITSVFDSWNTDRARLYRRRERISDDLGTAVNVVSMVFGNLGPDSGTGVCFTRDPSTGKPGDYGDYLPNAQGEDVVAGIRNTLSLADFEQLDPVSHGELRLAMRRLETHYRDLCDIEFTVERGKLWMLQTRVGKRTAAAAFRIATQLVDEHLITLDEALERVTGAQLSKLMFPQFDSDAVRTLLATGMAASPGAAVGQVVFDSVTAQEWAAAGKDVILVRRETNPDDLGGMIAAVGVVTSRGGKTSHAAVVARGMGTTCVVGAEQLDVDATARTVTVGDRVISEGETIAIDGSTGEIFLGDVPVVPSPVVQYLEEGLEVALANVHGADAEETAELVKAVDRILTHADAVRRLRVHANADTAEDAHRARVWGAQGIGLCRTEHMFLGERRVLIERVILARDPVEHQAALDALLPLQRADFVDILEQMDGLPTTIRLIDPPLHEFLPDLTDLSVKVALAGERRSRGVEEETAEEFERDTVLLAAVQRMHEANPMLGLRGVRLGIVVPGLFALQIRAVAEAAAQRIRDGGHPHAEIMIPLAASVMELHLIRDEAEAILAEVAAAEGVELHIPIGAMIELPRAALTADRMAGVAEFFSFGTNDLTQTTWGFSRDDVEGAFFSEYTDRGVISVSPFETIDRSGVGRLVRIAVEEGRAARPDLTLGVCGEHGGDPESVHFFHEVGLDYVSCSPFRVPVARLEAGRATVEGASSDSR